The proteins below come from a single Malus sylvestris chromosome 3, drMalSylv7.2, whole genome shotgun sequence genomic window:
- the LOC126616725 gene encoding uncharacterized protein LOC126616725 yields MNLGFLGNLPWFRAQSNSDLELEPSLKPTTALFEQPNQKGGFDVKLLGLSLLSFVPWLVDNSKDKIRTPSTINRGLRRRAQPRRVFENGDPSTSLRFRPYVSRVPWHTGVRGFLSQLFPRYGHYCGPNWSSGKDGGSPIWDKRPIDWLDFCCYCHDIGYDSHNQADLLKADLAFLDCLERPNMSTKGDARIAHLYKTMCTTGLRNLLIPYRTHLLKLQAGQPLIQFGWLSNVRWRVWKFQKT; encoded by the exons ATGAACCTGGGTTTTCTTGGTAATCTCCCTTGGTTTAGGGCCCAATCAAACAGCGATTTGGAATTGGAACCAAGTCTTAAACCAACAACTGCCCTTTTCGAGCAACCTAACCAAAAGGGTGGTTTTGATGTCAAGTTGTTGGGATTGTCCCTTCTTTCCTTTGTTCCATGGCTGGTGGACAATTCTAAAGATAAGATTCGAACTCCATCCACTATTAACCGCGGCTTAAGAAGGCGTGCACAGCCTCGCAGGGTGTTTGAGAATGGGGATCCCAGTACATCTTTGCGATTTAGGCCATATGTTTCTAGGGTTCCATGGCATACTGGCGTAAGAGGTTTTCTCTCTCAGCTATTTCCAAGATATGGGCATTATTGTGGACCTAATTGGTCAAGTGGGAAAGATGGAGGATCTCCTATTTGGGACAAGCGGCCAATTGATTGGTTGGATTTTTGTTGCTACTGCCATGACATTGGTTACGACAGTCACAATCAGGCTGATCTGCTGAAGGCTGATTTAGCTTTTCTGGACTGCCTTGAGAGGCCAAATATGAGTACTAAAGGAGATGCCCGCATTGCTCACCTTTATAAGACAATGTGCACCACAG GTCTCAGGAATTTACTTATTCCGTACAGAACTCATCTTTTGAAGCTGCAAGCAGGACAACCTTTGATTCAATTTGGATGGCTAAGCAATGTTAGATGGAGAGTTTGGAAATTTCAGAAAACTTGA